The Halomonas sp. KG2 genome contains a region encoding:
- a CDS encoding agmatine deiminase family protein produces MTLANKTYRLLPEWSPQDGLQLTWPRPDGDWAPLLSRIEATLERIVIATTRYQRVLISVPDDTTQRRLAATFEAYGIAQQQLMLIVAPTDDTWARDHGPITVVDEAQQPLMLDYTFTGWGGKFPAEHDNRLTQWLDDAGVWTCPIAPRSMVLEGGAIETDGEGTLLTTEACLLNPNRNPSLSRTDVEAQLAEDFGVDRVLWLANGHLEGDDTDSHVDTLARFCNPSTIAYVRCDDPTDPHYPALNAMEQELMAFRQRNGEPYQLIALPWPQACFDPEDGHRLPATYANFLIINNAVLVPTYGDPADLVALQALSIAFPEHTLIPIECNSVIRQHGSLHCLTMQLPKGTLAPALSQS; encoded by the coding sequence GTGACGTTGGCTAACAAGACTTACCGTTTATTGCCCGAGTGGTCCCCCCAAGACGGCTTGCAACTGACTTGGCCCCGCCCAGACGGCGACTGGGCACCGCTGTTATCGCGCATCGAAGCAACACTTGAGCGTATCGTGATTGCCACGACACGCTATCAGCGCGTGTTAATCAGCGTTCCTGATGACACCACTCAGCGTCGCTTGGCTGCGACGTTTGAGGCCTATGGCATTGCCCAACAACAACTGATGCTCATTGTCGCCCCCACGGATGACACTTGGGCCCGAGACCATGGGCCGATCACCGTGGTGGACGAAGCGCAGCAGCCACTCATGTTGGATTACACGTTTACTGGCTGGGGCGGTAAATTTCCTGCCGAGCATGACAATCGCCTCACTCAGTGGCTGGACGATGCAGGAGTGTGGACCTGCCCCATCGCGCCACGCAGCATGGTGCTAGAAGGCGGCGCAATTGAAACCGACGGAGAGGGCACGCTGCTAACCACTGAGGCCTGCTTACTGAACCCCAACCGCAATCCGTCGCTTTCGCGTACGGATGTTGAAGCCCAGTTAGCGGAAGATTTTGGCGTCGATAGAGTCCTATGGTTAGCAAATGGGCATCTTGAAGGTGACGATACTGACAGTCATGTTGATACGCTCGCGCGCTTTTGCAATCCCTCTACCATTGCGTATGTCCGCTGCGACGACCCGACTGATCCTCACTATCCAGCGCTAAACGCAATGGAGCAAGAGCTCATGGCGTTTCGCCAGCGCAACGGCGAGCCCTACCAATTAATTGCCTTGCCGTGGCCACAGGCCTGCTTTGATCCTGAAGATGGTCATCGCCTCCCGGCTACCTACGCGAATTTTTTAATTATCAATAATGCCGTACTGGTGCCCACTTACGGCGATCCCGCCGACCTGGTCGCGCTACAAGCGTTGAGTATTGCCTTTCCAGAACACACCCTGATTCCTATCGAGTGTAATAGCGTCATTCGCCAGCATGGCAGCCTTCACTGCTTAACCATGCAGCTACCGAAAGGCACCCTTGCCCCTGCGCTTAGTCAATCCTAA
- a CDS encoding lipoprotein-releasing ABC transporter permease subunit: MLDRLPFLVGLRYVRAKRRNHFISFISLTSMLGLMLGVAVLILVLSVMNGFDHELRTRILGMVPHTKIESQAGLVEWQALAEQLVERERVIGAAPYVEQQGMFSAGGRNQGAMVNGIHPDWEDQVSIIGEHMRQGQLSDLVPGEWHVVLGSMLARRLGVGVGDRVTLLVPEASITPAGVFPRLKRFTVSGIFSVGADLDANLAYANIEDMQTLARLGDAVGGLRLELDDLFVAGSETQAIVNELGAGYRGTDWTASHGSLFQAIQMEKRMIALLLTVIIAVAAFNIVSTLVMVVTDKRADIAILRTIGATPRSIMGIFIVQGLTIGLIGIAIGVTVGVLLALTVSDLISWFETTFGIQFLDAGVYFISDLPSQLQWGDVRDIVIAAFGLTFLSTLYPAWRAARVQPADVLRYE, encoded by the coding sequence ATGCTTGATCGTTTGCCTTTTCTGGTGGGGCTGCGCTACGTGCGCGCTAAACGCCGGAACCACTTTATTTCATTTATTTCGCTAACTTCAATGCTGGGGTTAATGCTTGGCGTGGCGGTGCTCATTCTTGTGCTGTCGGTGATGAATGGTTTTGATCACGAGCTCCGTACTCGAATTTTGGGAATGGTGCCTCACACTAAAATTGAATCACAAGCAGGGTTAGTTGAGTGGCAGGCGTTAGCAGAACAGCTTGTTGAGCGGGAGCGAGTCATTGGTGCAGCGCCTTATGTTGAACAGCAAGGTATGTTTTCAGCGGGTGGTAGAAACCAAGGCGCTATGGTGAATGGCATCCACCCAGACTGGGAAGATCAGGTGTCGATTATTGGTGAGCATATGCGCCAAGGTCAGCTTTCTGATCTGGTGCCTGGTGAGTGGCACGTAGTGCTGGGGTCTATGCTGGCACGTCGCTTGGGCGTTGGGGTAGGTGACCGCGTCACGCTACTTGTTCCAGAGGCATCGATTACACCCGCAGGGGTTTTTCCAAGACTCAAGCGGTTCACTGTTAGCGGTATCTTTAGTGTAGGCGCTGATTTAGACGCTAATCTGGCCTATGCCAATATTGAAGATATGCAAACGTTAGCGCGCTTGGGCGACGCGGTGGGTGGCCTACGGCTGGAGCTAGATGACCTGTTCGTGGCTGGCAGTGAAACGCAAGCGATCGTTAACGAACTTGGCGCAGGGTACCGCGGTACGGATTGGACTGCTTCCCATGGCAGTCTATTTCAAGCGATACAGATGGAAAAGCGTATGATTGCATTGCTGCTTACGGTCATCATTGCCGTTGCCGCGTTTAATATAGTGTCTACGCTAGTGATGGTAGTGACCGATAAGCGAGCGGATATTGCCATTTTACGAACCATAGGTGCCACCCCACGTTCGATCATGGGGATTTTTATCGTGCAAGGGCTCACCATCGGTCTGATAGGTATTGCGATTGGCGTTACTGTGGGTGTTCTCCTGGCACTTACTGTCTCTGATTTGATCAGTTGGTTTGAAACAACTTTCGGTATTCAGTTCTTGGATGCCGGGGTTTACTTTATAAGTGACTTGCCCTCACAACTGCAGTGGGGTGATGTGCGCGATATTGTCATCGCTGCCTTTGGTCTGACCTTCCTCTCGACGCTTTATCCCGCTTGGCGGGCTGCTCGGGTTCAGCCTGCCGATGTACTGCGTTATGAATAA
- a CDS encoding ATP-binding cassette domain-containing protein — protein sequence MTSSTQHSTTVMLECNSLTRVYSEGPQDLTVLDQLELKVHAGERVAIVGSSGSGKTTLLNLLGGLDRPSAGSVVIAGEPLAGLNEAALGRFRNRYIGFVYQFHHLLAEFTALENAALPLIIRGQSKKAAEQRAMQLLERVGMKARADHKPGELSGGERQRVAIARALVTDPRLVLMDEPTGNLDQTTAGTILALMDELAKESACAFVIVTHDVSLAAHQDRVLRLDSGRLIEQNND from the coding sequence ATGACCTCAAGTACCCAGCACTCAACCACAGTTATGTTGGAATGTAACAGCCTGACACGGGTATATAGCGAAGGCCCTCAAGATCTTACCGTATTAGATCAGCTTGAGCTTAAGGTACATGCTGGAGAGCGTGTTGCCATTGTAGGGAGTTCAGGCTCGGGTAAAACAACGCTGTTAAACCTGCTAGGAGGGCTTGATCGGCCTAGCGCTGGTAGCGTAGTGATTGCTGGCGAGCCGTTAGCCGGTCTTAACGAAGCGGCACTAGGTCGTTTTCGGAACCGTTATATCGGCTTTGTCTACCAGTTTCATCACTTGCTAGCTGAGTTCACTGCGCTAGAGAACGCCGCGCTGCCGTTAATTATTCGCGGCCAGTCTAAAAAGGCAGCGGAGCAGCGGGCTATGCAGTTGCTCGAACGAGTGGGCATGAAGGCGCGAGCAGATCATAAACCGGGCGAACTTTCGGGAGGGGAGCGTCAGCGGGTGGCCATTGCCCGTGCATTAGTGACAGATCCCCGTCTTGTGCTAATGGATGAGCCAACCGGGAATCTTGATCAAACCACGGCAGGTACCATTTTAGCGCTTATGGATGAATTGGCTAAAGAGAGTGCCTGCGCGTTTGTTATTGTGACTCATGATGTCAGTTTGGCTGCCCATCAGGATCGGGTGTTAAGGCTGGATAGTGGGCGGTTAATTGAGCAGAACAACGACTAA